In the Candidatus Eisenbacteria bacterium genome, TGCAAGGCGTTAGATCGAGTCCGGTCGGCCCGGCGGCTTGGTCCGGCGCCCCTCGCGATGTCCTGGTGGGCGCGGCCGTGGATCCGCGCGAGACGCCGCCCCTTGCAGAAGGAGGCTTTTCTCCGGGTACGGCCTATGCTAGCATTCTCCGCGGCTGTGTCCCCTGTCGGTCGAGCGAGGAGAGCATGGAAATGGAGGCGAAAAGAATCGCCATTATAGGCGCATCCAACAACCCGGACAAGTACGGGAACAAGGCCGTGAAAGCCTATAAGCGAAAGGGATATATCGTCTTTCCCGTCACGCCCAAAGAGGAAGAGGTGGAAGGGCTCCAAGCGTACGCCTCGATCCGAGACATCCCGGGGGAGGTGGATGCCGCCTCTCTCTATCTGCCGCCGAAAG is a window encoding:
- a CDS encoding CoA-binding protein — its product is MEAKRIAIIGASNNPDKYGNKAVKAYKRKGYIVFPVTPKEEEVEGLQAYASIRDIPGEVDAASLYLPPKVGITVLADIAEKRVGELFVNPGAESEELIEEARRLGLRPIVACSILAIGLHPEEV